DNA sequence from the Thermococcus gammatolerans EJ3 genome:
GCGAGAACTCAGCGGCAGTGGGTGTCTCGGCACTGAAGATGAGCGGCGACTTCTACTCCTACTACACCTTGGCCGGAGTCATACCCTACGCCCTCTACATAACCATAATGTTCAGCATCGGCGGTAGCGAGGAGTTTGTAAACAGGATAAATCGCTTTATTAAGCCCACTTACAACGCCAAGGTAATAGCAGAGCAGTACCGTGCAGAAGTCGGCGAAAAGAAGCTTCCGCCGAAGCTTAGGGAGAGGGACCTCTTCATAATCGGCATGTCGGCACTGATTATAGTGATGCTGGCGTTTGCCTTCGAGTCCTGGTTCGGTTCCTACAGGGTATTTGGGCTTAAGGTGGGCTCGCTCCTCCCGACGGTTATAGTGGCGACGACGATAGCGCTGATAGTCGGGGCCTACACGAAGGTCAGGAACCTGCCCCTGCTGAGGCCAATAGGCATGTACTTCCTCTACCTGACGATATTCGTCTACATCGCCCAGAAGACGGACTTCGCGAAGCTCGCAGGTGCCGCCCACGTGGTGCTGATACTAATGGCAGTGTTCTTCATAATGCTGGCAATACACTTCATCGTCATCCTCCTGGGCGCGAAGCTCATAAAGGTCGACTGGGCAACAACGGCCATAGCGAGCGTCGCCAACATCGGGGGAGGTGTCACAGCCCCGCTCTGTGCAACGGCCTACGGCGTCGAGGAGCTCGTCCCTCTGGGCGTCATAATGGCCTCGATAGGTTACGCGATAGCGAACTACGTTGGCTACTACGTGGGTCTGCTCTTCCTAAAGCTCTGGGCTCCTGGGGCCCTCTCGGCCCTGGGCCTCTGAGTTTTTCTCTCTTTTTAACAGCTTTAGCGGGTGATGAAAATGGAGGAGTACCTTAACTACGCCCTGGAGATGCTTTTTGAGCTCGTGCGGATTCCAACGGTTAACCCGCCGGGCGAGAACTACGAGAGGGCCGCGAAGCTCCTCAAGGATAAGCTTGAGGAGATGGGCTTTGAGGTCGAGCTGATAGAAGTCCCTGAGGATTACCTCGACAGGACTTATCCCTACTCACCGAGGCACAGGGGGAAGCCGAGGTTCATAGTCTACGGGAGCCTCGGAAAGGGAAAAACCCTTCACTTCAACGGTCACTACGACGTTGTTCCGCCGGGAGACGGATGGAGGCACGACCCCTTCACCCCAACGGTTGAAGGGGACAGGATTTACGGCAGGGGAACGACGGACATGAAGGGGGGCATAGCAACCGCCCTCGCCGCCCTCAAGTATGCGGTCGAGCACGATATGATAAACTACAGGGTGGAGGTCGCCTTCGTTCCGGACGAGGAAAGCGGCGGAATGGGAACGAGATACCTGATGGAGGAAGTCGGAATAAGGCCCGACTACGTTGTAATACCCGAGCCGACCAGCCACAGGCTGATAGGGATAGGGCACAAGGGCTTTGCGAGGGGCGTCGTTAAGGTCATCGGGAAGCAGGGGCACGCGAGCAGACCCTGGAAGGCCGTAAACGCCTTTGAGAAGGCCTGTGAGCTCGTCGTTGACTTCCTGCCGAGGTACTGGGAGGTTCTGAGGGGCAGGAAAACTGAGTTCCCTGTTGAGGACGAGAACTCGGCGCATCCCTCAATAGCCCTCGGGGGCTACGCAGAGAGCCCAACGAAAAAGGACAACATAATCCCAGGAGAGTTCTACTTCAGCTTTGATAGGAGGATAATCCCCGAGGAGAACGCTACGGAAGTTGTGGAGGAGCTCGAAAGGTTCCTGAGGGAATCGGCATCCAAAGCAGGGGTTGGCGTGGAGGTCGACGTTAAGAGCCTCATAGAGGCCTCCGCGACGCCCCTTGATTCGCCCATAGTCAAGCTCGCCCAAAAGGCCGTCAAAAACGCCCTCGGGATAGAGCCAACGCTCATGCTGAACGCCGGCAGGTACGACCTCGTTTACTACAGGCGCTTTGGCGTTGAGGGGATAGCCTACGGGCCGGGCGTAAGGGGCCAGGCCCATGCAATCGACGAGTACACGACGGTCGGGGAAATCGAAAGCGTTTTGAAGGCCTACATGGAGCTCCTCAGGCTTTTCGGAGGCGGTGGCGATGGGGACTAAGCTCACGGAGGAGCAGGTTAAGAGGATGAAGGAGGACGCCCTTCTCTATCATAGGAACAACTTCCCCGGGAACGGAAAGATTGAGGTCATTCCCAAGGTGAGGCTCAAAGACTTCTACGACCTCAGCCTCGCCTACACCCCTGGAGTTGCCGAAGTCTGCAGGGCGATACTCAGGGGGGAGAGCGTCGACGATTACACTGTGATACCAAACACGGTCGCCGTGGTTACGGACGGCTCGGCGATTCTCGGCCTCGGCGACATAGGCGTCTTAGCTGGAATGCCCGTCATGGAGGGCAAGTGCGTCCTCTTCAAGGCCCTCGCAGGCGTTGACGCGTTTCCGGTTCTCATCAACACCAAGGACGTTGACGAGATAGTGAGGACTGTTAGACTAATCTCCAAAGGGTTCGGCGGGATAAACCTCGAGGACATAAGCGCCCCGAGGTGCTTTGAAATCGAGGAGCGCCTGAAGAGGGAACTCGACATTCCGGTATTTCACGACGACCAGCACGGAACAGCCGTCGTAACATTGGCCGGACTGATAAACGCCCTGAAAATCGTCGGAAAGAGGTTTGAGGATATAAAGGTCGTCATAAGCGGGGCCGGGGCCGCTGGAATAGCGATAGCTAAGGTGCTCCACCACGTCGGCGTTAGGGAGATACTCGTCGTTGACAGGGCCGGAATAATATACGAGGGAAGGAAGGAGAACATGAACCCGTACAAGGAGGAGGTCGCGAAGTTCAACATCCACAACGTTCAGGGCGACCTCGCGAAGGCCATGGAGGGTGCCGACGTTTTCATCGGGGTCAGCGTCGGGGGAATAGTGAGCAAGGACATGGTTCGGAAGATGGCGGACGATGCCATAGTCTTTGCCCTCGCGAATCCAGTTCCGGAGATAATGCCCGACGAGGCCAAGGAGGCCGGAGCGAGGATAGTGGCAACGGGAAGAAGCGACTTCCCGAACCAGATAAACAACGTTCTCGGCTTTCCGGGGATTTTCAGGGGGGCGCTTGACGTGAGGGCGAGGGACATAACGCTCGACATGAACATCGCGGCGGCAAAAGCTATAGCCAGCTGTGTGAGCGATGAGGAGCTCAGCGAGGATTACATAATCCCCACGCCCTTCCATCCCGACGTCTATCCGAAGGAGGCGAGGGCCGTTGCGGAACAGGCCGTAAAGGACGGCGTTGCGAGGAAGAAAGTGAGCGGGGAATGGGTGGAGGAGCACACGAGGAAGCTCAGGAGGTTCTACGAGGAGGTAATCGCTCCGGTCAACGAGAAGAGGAAGAACTTCAGCTGACGTTTCTTTCACTTTTGGGGTAAAACCTTTTAACCTCCCTTTTTTGAGTATCCTTGAGCGAAAAGATTTGACTTGCGAACCGATGAGGAGTGTCATCCCTCCTGATGTCGAGATGATGACATTATCCCCACCTGAGGTGGTCTTATGCTCGGATTTTTGAGGAGGAAGAAAACCTACGGGCCCTTCGTTTATCTGAGCGAGCCCACTTTTTTATACCACACCAGAACCGAGAAGGCAATCCTCAAGATTATCGAAGAAAAACTTAACTCCAACAACATCCTCGTGCCCTCGAAATACGGCCTAAGGGACACGAGCGACAGGATTAGGGATGCTGAATACTTCGTTGCCGTCGCCCCCCTCGGGAAGTTCACCTCTCTTGTCGGCAGGGAAGTCAAGCTCGCACAGGAGCTCGGCGTTAAAATCTTCACCCTCCTCATAGCGAGGAAGGGGGATGAGCTCGTTTACCTCTGGGTCGAGGGCGTTCCCGAAGATGTTGAATGGCTCTCACCCGAGGAGACTATGGAGTTCACCAAGACCTTTATCAACAGTGAGTTCATGGACTTCCTCAAACACGGACTGTTCTTCGGCTCAAGAAAAAGGGAATGGTGAAGGAAACTCATGCGCTGGCTTTCTTTGCCCTGACGTATTCGTCTATCGCCTTCGCCGCCCTCTTACCGTCGCCCATCGCTAAAATTACCGTAGCCTCGCCCCTTATCGCGTCACCTCCAGCGAAGACACCCGGGATGCTCGTCATGAGGTTCTCGTCCACGACGAGCGTTCCGTTGGGGTTGGTTTTCAGCCCGGACTCCTCGCTGATTATTCTGTTGGGCTCCAGTCCAATAGCTATTATCACCGTGTCTGCTTCGACTGTGATGTACTCCCCAGTGGGCCTTATCTTCCTCTTTCCGCGCCTGTCGCGCTCCTCCAGCGGTTCCATCTTCTCGAACTTAACTGCTTTGACCTTGCCGTTCTCGTCTCCTATGAACTCGACCGGCTGGACGAAATAGAGGAACTTCACGCCCTCCTCCTTCGCGTGCTCGACTTCCTCAATCCTTGCCGTCACGTCTTCCTCGCCGCGCCTGTAGGCTATCGTCACGTCGCAGCCCAACCTTAGGGCGGAACGGGCCGCGTCCATGGCAGTATTCCCAGCCCCGATGACGATCACCTTCTTTCCAACCGCTATCGGCGTGTCGTATTCGGGGAACTCGTAGGCCTTCATCAGGTTGATCCTCGTGAGGAACTCGTTGGCCGAGTATATCCTGTCGAGCAGGATCCCGGGTATGTTGAGGAGCTTCGGCGTTCCGGCCCCGGTGCCTATGAAGACCGCATCGTACTCTTTGAGCAGTTCCTCAATGGTCACCGTTCTGCCGACAACGTGGTCGGTCTTTATCTCGACCCCAAGACGTTTGAGCTTGGCCAGCTCGTGGTCGAGTATCTCCTTCGGAAGTCTGAACTCTGGGATTCCGTAGATGAGAACTCCACCGGGCTTGTGGAGGGCCTCGAATATCGTCACCTTGTAGCCCATCTTTGCCAGCTCGCCGGCACACGTCAGTCCAGCTGGCCCCGCACCGACGACTGCAACCTTTCCACGCTCTCCTGTACACTTCTCCTCGAACTCACAGAGGAGCTCCTCCTCGATGCCGTGCTTCCTCGCGTAGTCGGCTACAAACCTCTCCAGCTTGCCGATGTTTACCGCATCCCCGACTTTTCCAACGACACAGGCACCCTCACACTGGTCCTCCTGCGGGCAGACGCGGCCGGTTATCGCAGGTAGGGTGTTGTCGTTCCAGATTATTCTCAGGGCGCCTTTGATGTCGCCCTCCTTGATCTTGGCTATAAAGGCCGGAATGTTGATGTGGACGGGGCAGCCCTTTATACAGGGCGCGTAGTTCTCGGGACACTGGAGACAGCGCTCGGCCTCCTTAACGGCAAGCTCGAAGGTATAACCGAGGTTGACCTCACCAAAATCCTTAACCCTCTCCTCAACGGGCCTCTCTGGGGTAGGGACCCTCTCCTTGATGAGCTTCGGCATTCAGATCACCCCCTTGGCGCGGAGGTACTCGAGGTACCGCTCCTTGGCGAGCCTCTCCTGCTCGGCAAAGCGCTCCGCGTTCCTCCTTATCGCGTCCTCCCAGTCGATCTTGTGGGCATCGAAGACCGGCCCGTCCCTGCAGGCGAACTTCACCTCACTGTCGTAGAGGACCCTGCACGAACCGCACATTCCAGTCCCATCGACCATAATCTGTCTCACGGTAGCGTAGGTCGGGATTCCGTAGGGTCTTGTGAGCTCTGCAAGCTTCGCGAGCGAGCCGAGTTTTCCGCCGGCAAAGATCACGTCAACCTTGTCCTTCTCTATGAGCTCCTTCACGACGTCCAGATAGTGGCCCTTCAAACCGACGGAACCGTCGAGGGTCGTCAGGTAGTACTCATCGGCGACTTCCCTCGCGAGAAACTTTTCGGGGTAGACCCTCTCCCTGTCCTCAAAGGTTTGAACCGAGATAGTG
Encoded proteins:
- a CDS encoding sulfide/dihydroorotate dehydrogenase-like FAD/NAD-binding protein, with the protein product MGYRITAKEDLSPIDYFVEVEAPHVARAWKPGQFVVFILHERGERVPMSVYKAENGRVGMFIRKLGKTSMQLYYEYKPGDELWSFVGPLGKPIKIKNYGSVAFVSDAVCGQAENYATLKAMREAGNYTISVQTFEDRERVYPEKFLAREVADEYYLTTLDGSVGLKGHYLDVVKELIEKDKVDVIFAGGKLGSLAKLAELTRPYGIPTYATVRQIMVDGTGMCGSCRVLYDSEVKFACRDGPVFDAHKIDWEDAIRRNAERFAEQERLAKERYLEYLRAKGVI
- the gltA gene encoding NADPH-dependent glutamate synthase; the encoded protein is MPKLIKERVPTPERPVEERVKDFGEVNLGYTFELAVKEAERCLQCPENYAPCIKGCPVHINIPAFIAKIKEGDIKGALRIIWNDNTLPAITGRVCPQEDQCEGACVVGKVGDAVNIGKLERFVADYARKHGIEEELLCEFEEKCTGERGKVAVVGAGPAGLTCAGELAKMGYKVTIFEALHKPGGVLIYGIPEFRLPKEILDHELAKLKRLGVEIKTDHVVGRTVTIEELLKEYDAVFIGTGAGTPKLLNIPGILLDRIYSANEFLTRINLMKAYEFPEYDTPIAVGKKVIVIGAGNTAMDAARSALRLGCDVTIAYRRGEEDVTARIEEVEHAKEEGVKFLYFVQPVEFIGDENGKVKAVKFEKMEPLEERDRRGKRKIRPTGEYITVEADTVIIAIGLEPNRIISEESGLKTNPNGTLVVDENLMTSIPGVFAGGDAIRGEATVILAMGDGKRAAKAIDEYVRAKKASA
- a CDS encoding NAD(P)-dependent malic enzyme codes for the protein MGTKLTEEQVKRMKEDALLYHRNNFPGNGKIEVIPKVRLKDFYDLSLAYTPGVAEVCRAILRGESVDDYTVIPNTVAVVTDGSAILGLGDIGVLAGMPVMEGKCVLFKALAGVDAFPVLINTKDVDEIVRTVRLISKGFGGINLEDISAPRCFEIEERLKRELDIPVFHDDQHGTAVVTLAGLINALKIVGKRFEDIKVVISGAGAAGIAIAKVLHHVGVREILVVDRAGIIYEGRKENMNPYKEEVAKFNIHNVQGDLAKAMEGADVFIGVSVGGIVSKDMVRKMADDAIVFALANPVPEIMPDEAKEAGARIVATGRSDFPNQINNVLGFPGIFRGALDVRARDITLDMNIAAAKAIASCVSDEELSEDYIIPTPFHPDVYPKEARAVAEQAVKDGVARKKVSGEWVEEHTRKLRRFYEEVIAPVNEKRKNFS
- a CDS encoding DUF819 family protein, which translates into the protein MVNERTDEKKLITYAFLVLAVLHVAGLVVHSVTGVTLLEWLGKASLRGSLGKTQKVFLIVGYFALINLELALVLWLTPRVKWMKKAGPFTWALILAILSTNCYIIPRTIYLDFVTKASSAGLAKPIVANLTKAGIKYVAVTKKALSLQKILVEIGIPLSITFLLLEIDLKAIKKSIGGRPFAIFFIGSLGTVIAGFIGAILVAVIFHDPTTKAEALKAIAAKIAAWIGGSENSAAVGVSALKMSGDFYSYYTLAGVIPYALYITIMFSIGGSEEFVNRINRFIKPTYNAKVIAEQYRAEVGEKKLPPKLRERDLFIIGMSALIIVMLAFAFESWFGSYRVFGLKVGSLLPTVIVATTIALIVGAYTKVRNLPLLRPIGMYFLYLTIFVYIAQKTDFAKLAGAAHVVLILMAVFFIMLAIHFIVILLGAKLIKVDWATTAIASVANIGGGVTAPLCATAYGVEELVPLGVIMASIGYAIANYVGYYVGLLFLKLWAPGALSALGL
- a CDS encoding M20 family metallopeptidase, giving the protein MKMEEYLNYALEMLFELVRIPTVNPPGENYERAAKLLKDKLEEMGFEVELIEVPEDYLDRTYPYSPRHRGKPRFIVYGSLGKGKTLHFNGHYDVVPPGDGWRHDPFTPTVEGDRIYGRGTTDMKGGIATALAALKYAVEHDMINYRVEVAFVPDEESGGMGTRYLMEEVGIRPDYVVIPEPTSHRLIGIGHKGFARGVVKVIGKQGHASRPWKAVNAFEKACELVVDFLPRYWEVLRGRKTEFPVEDENSAHPSIALGGYAESPTKKDNIIPGEFYFSFDRRIIPEENATEVVEELERFLRESASKAGVGVEVDVKSLIEASATPLDSPIVKLAQKAVKNALGIEPTLMLNAGRYDLVYYRRFGVEGIAYGPGVRGQAHAIDEYTTVGEIESVLKAYMELLRLFGGGGDGD